A region of the Echeneis naucrates chromosome 15, fEcheNa1.1, whole genome shotgun sequence genome:
TAAATCAAGTAAGCATTACCACTATCAGACGCATCTTGGTTCAACTGTGCCGTGAAGTACACTGCTGTAATGTCCAGTattgattatttaatttcttgGTTGTTGTGAAAACATGCCTTTTGTggaactgaataaaaacagtgaaaccaAAAACTGCAGTGTTTTATGTGAAGTAGAcctctgtgttgctgctgctctgaaagtGTATTCACATGATGTAAGTGGGTATAAGTGGGTAAGGACTGTTAAGTTTTGATAGTCTCAATTTGACATAGATGTGAACGGTTTATTTCCCAGTGTTATGTCTTACTTGCTTGTGTGTAGAGTTTTGACACAATGAGCCAAGTTTTGCTAAATGTCTTAAAGCAACGGGCAAAACTGTAATGTTAAACTGTCTCtgaaaatcattcaaatcaaaatttGTGAACTTGTTTTACAGTAAAAGCCCATAGAGGAAGGAGGTAGTTCCTCTTTTAGATTAGATGAGAAAACTTTATTGTCAGTGTAGTTGGTACAATGAAATGATATTTGGAACTCATATAGTCcagcaataacaataaaaacagtaataaaatttattaaaaataacaataataaactaGAATTATGATcgcacaaaaacagaaactgcatgcaggaaaaaaagccTTCCCTGAATGAagcatgaaaatataaatataatataaatatataattttcacAGGTAGTGAAGCACCATTgcacaaaagacagaaatttaTGAAGCTTGTATGTGAAACAAAAGTGGATGTGGggcagtttattttgtgtgaaacTTACAAGAGGTTCCAGTTCTGcgttttctatttttgtgatgCAAGGACTCACTTATCTTAGCTCCACATGGAAGGTGGCATAAAATTGTCAgagatgttaaaacaaaaagggTCAGGAGTCGCAAATATTTTGACACAAATATAGAAATTTATTTCAGACCGGAAAATACATGACTGATGTGGTTCATGTCAGCAACACACACCTTCAAGTGAAGCACAACATGTTCAAGAAAAGACCTTTTCTtcacagtgagagaaaaaaaaaaaaaaaaaaaacaagacatgtagattatttcaataaaagaagaaaactaGCGTTTCCAgccacacatactgtacactcGTCTCTGAATTGCACTtgtgaaaacaagcaaacaaaaacattcgCTCTTTACACCATTTCCTTCTTGACATACCATAACCACAGAAAAATTCATCTTCCCCgttcaacaaaaacactcacatgCAGATTCACTCTTGTGACACACTGGTTGATAGCAGCTCAGCTCATTAACAAACGTCACTCAAAATTATAACatccaaacatttttcatcacaaACATGTGCACTTTAcatggagggaaagaaagggcTGCACAACtcaaatttttaaaatgaaggcaattttttttttaatcaagtttGAATCATGttctcatttgaaaaaaaaaaaaaaaaaaaaaggtgcagtaGTTTAGTGTGCATTTTTCATTAGAAATGAATCATCTACATTTCCTTTAGCAGTCGCAATCCCCATACTTTCCCTTCAATATGAAGGATTTACGCGTCACACACGGATCACATCGAGAGGGACATATTTAACCAATGCACCAGGTCCCCTGGAAGGGCTTAGTATTTGTTGTATCTGTATTTTAGTGGGCAGGCACTCGAAGAAGgcacattaatattttatatgagAGGAGGATTTGAAACCTGACAGATTTCCCACTATAAAATCCCTCCTTCTCTGACCACAGTCCATCAGGTCTCTTGGGCCCCAATGAACATGCTACGTTAAAAAAGCAGGTCAACTTGGCCTTCAACAGTGAAGCTTCTGTCAGGTTTGCACACCTCCTCTGCTGGTTACTTTAAGGTCTTTTGCATCAGTTTAGTTTCTGGCCAGCAGCCAGTTCAAGCTCAAACCCCACAGCTGGATTCCTACTGAATGCCTTGTCAGTGTCTTAACTCATTTCATTGCCATTTGAGCAAACAACCTGGACTTTTCACCAGTAAGGTACCGTATTTTCAATGTGACCCCAACTTTGCCAGCCAGGGAAGAGTCCGCTGGACATGCGTGGGCTGCCAAAATGATCAAAATccatctccagcagcttcaTGCTACCATTTTTCTGCTCCAAAGACTTCTTCAGCTCAACAGAATTATGGGATGTAAGATTGTTCAAGTCCTCTCCGTTCAAGCCGACGTGCTTGAGGACATAATTCTTTCCATCGTTATTGTCCCAGAAGCTCTGACCCTGGACCATGAAGCAGATACAGAACTCGACCCGATGCTGCGGGGGGACAAAGGCAGGCAGCTCCAGAACAAATGCAAAGGTGTCCGAATCCTGGCAGCCGTAGACGTTGTTCATGAAGGTGCACTCAACATCAGTGAAGCTGACCCACGAGTCGAAGGTGACACGCACCTTCACCAACTTCTCAAACCCGATGTTCCGGACCTTGATGGTGCCGGTCAGCGAGCGCTCTTGCAGAGAGCAGTTCTCCAAGCAGACTGAATTCTGAATCAGGCGGTTCCGGAAGTCCAGGTAGTCGGCTGAGGGTTGTTTAAAGTCCAGTGCCAGGCTGCGCACAGAGCTGATCTTTAGGTCCATTGTGGCTGTCTCCAGGTCTGTCAtgtcaaactgcagctcttcctgGATCCCCCCACTGCGCTTGCTTTGATACAGCTCATCATCTAACTTGGAGAACACATGAATGGCAGTGAGTGACATGCCTTTAGTGTCAGCGAACACCACCTTCTTCTTGCCAGCCTTGTTGTTCCAGGTGACGCAGCTACCGTCATCCACCGCCTTCTGCTGGTTGCTGAGGCAGGGTCGCAGGGGTTTGGAGAGCTCTTGGTCCTGGCAGCGAGTGGTGGACTGCTTTACCTGGTTTTTGGTCCTTTGCAGCTCCTTGTAGGAGCTGAGGAAACCTCGGAGGGGGGGTGGAGAGTGGCTGATGTAGAATCTCATCGCCACATCCATTGGCATCACTGGGCCAGGCATTGCTGATGGGCTGAAAGACCTGAGCACACTGAGGGAAAGAATGAGGAcgagaagggagggagggagggagggaaggaaggaaggaaggaaggaggaagggtTTCATgtggtggagagagaaagagagggtgaGAAATTAGAGCAGCTTCCCTTTTCTGACTTTAAAGAAATTCAGCTTTGATGAAATTCATCACTTTGCAATCAACAAGACACAAATACTGCACAATACCAATGAAGTTCCAATGAAACGCCCTAGTCTGACAAAACCCGTATCTGGCGTCACAATGAATCAGCTGAACAAAATGTGAACACACTATAAACCCCTCTTGACTTAAATCgtgcacaaaataaaactgcgATACAGATCTTTAACGCTCTACTCTGGACTTGGCAAAACTAAACTCTGATCCTTACCTTGCAGCACTCATGGGAGAAGGCAGTACGCAGCTCCAGAGAGAGTGTGCCAAAGCTGTCCTCTTTTTCTAAAAGTGCATGCTGCTGTCAGTCCCCTCCGTCCGCTCTCTCCGGCTCTGCTGCCTTTCAGCGCTAACCTTCTTCAGCACTCGGGGATTTCAGCTGCGACATAGACTCAATTTGCATATTCTGTCATATGGCTCCTTAAATGGCCAATAGGAGGTTAGTGAAATCCgtcagcagccaatcagaggagattTGGCCTGGCTGCTGTCCAGCTGATTGGGGCGTGTCGCCTGCATGTTacctcagctgctgtttgagaaGCATTATGGGCCCCTGCTGGTGCTGCACAGCATGAACATGCTGGTACATGCTGAGTGAAACCCTGTGTGACTGCGATTCCCACAACACGACACATGAATTATTTTAACCCCTGTGACTTTGTGGAAAGAAGGTTTTTCATTATGCTGGATTTACTGCAGTTGCGTACCAACAAGAATAAAAGTTTTTATAATGAGCCAAGCACTGAATGATTAAAGGCTTTCAAGGGAAGACATTTCTAATAGACCCCATGGCGTTGCGACGTTTTTGAGCTGTATTTTAGGTGACATACAATGACTCCATGagttgatttgatgtgattcaTCTGGCGGCTTTTTAACACCTCCgtgcaaaatgaaatgatttatcaAGACATAGTGAACTCAGGATTTTCTTGTAGTCATCGAGTTAAAAACTGTCAGCACATATGAgaccaaaataaattacatcTTTTGATAGTTTATTCTACTAAaatttttaatgtaataaaaGCAGCTGTCTTTGCCCAATAAGCCACCCCCATCCCGGACTCTGGGTGACCCTGGATAAGCAGGAAACAGGGTAGCTAATGAAGACATCAATAATCAGATTTAAACAAACCTGAGCTTATCTTTACATTTCAAAGTTGAGGCTTTTCCAAACCCTCCTACTCACAGTAGTTGCTGTTTTCACCTCTGTGCATGTTGACAAAGATGCTATTTTAATTGTATTGCTTCACATGTTTGCTTTATTGATTTCCAGTGGTGGGTTAACTATTATCCTCAAAAACCTGAATGAAGCCAAATTGTTTGTGAAGAGGGGTGGGTGAAGTGGCTGAAATGAATTCTGCCATTACTCTTTACTCTTTAATTTGAAAGAATTGGGTGGAATTGTCAGCTCAGAACCATccagtgtgtgaaagtgtgagtgCCCAAGAGTCAAAAGCCCAGTTTATGCCACCTAGAGGCAGCAATGCTCCAAAAATCAGAATTGGAACAAAGTGGTTTGAACTGAGGGACAAGACTCCTTTCTTTTCAGGGCCACATGATCTCACCATCAAGTTCAAGAACAAATGGCAATGTAAACTGTTAACGTCTGTATTGTGAATTTATTCCCAGGTAACAGAGCCTGTTGATGAAATCTCCTGTGTCTGAGCTGTGTTGATAAGGTTCTGTTTCAGGAAATAGTCAGATACAAGCAGACTTCTGTCCAAAAATGAACTCCAGGTCACTGAAGGACTCTccatccccctcctccctgGCCAGTGGATCCTGTGCAGGGAGACTTTGTACTCAAAGCATGCCTC
Encoded here:
- the ppp1r3cb gene encoding protein phosphatase 1 regulatory subunit 3C-B, with protein sequence MSAASVLRSFSPSAMPGPVMPMDVAMRFYISHSPPPLRGFLSSYKELQRTKNQVKQSTTRCQDQELSKPLRPCLSNQQKAVDDGSCVTWNNKAGKKKVVFADTKGMSLTAIHVFSKLDDELYQSKRSGGIQEELQFDMTDLETATMDLKISSVRSLALDFKQPSADYLDFRNRLIQNSVCLENCSLQERSLTGTIKVRNIGFEKLVKVRVTFDSWVSFTDVECTFMNNVYGCQDSDTFAFVLELPAFVPPQHRVEFCICFMVQGQSFWDNNDGKNYVLKHVGLNGEDLNNLTSHNSVELKKSLEQKNGSMKLLEMDFDHFGSPRMSSGLFPGWQSWGHIENTVPYW